The Pseudomonas cavernicola DNA segment ATGAAGCCACCTTCACCACCCAACTGGTGGGCCGCAGCCCGTACAGCGAGTACTACGGCGACCTGACCATCACCCTCGACACTGCGCCCTACGGCGAGGATTTCGTCACCAGCTCGGTGGTCATCTTCATCTCCGGCGTGCTGCGCGCACTGGCCATGGGCTTGGTTCTCTATCTGGTCTACCACTGGCTGCTGACCAAGCCGCTGTCGAGGATCATCGAGCACTTGACCAACATCAATCCGGATCGCCCCAGCGAGCACAAGCTGCCGATGCTCAAGGGCAACGAGAAGAACGAACTGGGTCTGTGGATCAATACCGCCAACCAGCTGCTCGCCTCCATCGAACGCAACACGCATTTACGCCGTGAGGCAGAAGACAGCCTGCAGCGCATGGCCCAATACGACTTCCTCACCGGCCTGCCTAATCGCCAACAACTGCAACAGCAGCTCAACCAGATTCTCAGCGATGCCGGCCGCCTGCAGCGCCGAGTGGCGGTACTCTGCGTCGGCCTGGACGATTTCAAAGGAATTAACGAGCAGTTCAGTTACCAGACCGGCGACCAGTTGCTGCTCGCCCTCTCTGACCGCCTGCGCAGCCACAGCGGTCGCCTCGGCGCCTTGGCGCGCCTGGGTGGCGATCAGTTCGCCCTGGTGCAAGCGGACATCGAACAGCCCTACGAAGCCGCCGAGCTGGCGCAAAGCGTGCTGGATGACCTGGAAGCGCCGTTCATGCTCGATCAGCAGGAAGTACGCCTGCGCGCCACAATCGGCATCACCCTGTTTCCGGAAGATGGCGACAGCACCGAGAAGCTGCTGCAGAAAGCCGAACAAACCATGACCCTGGCCAAGAGCCGCTCGCGTAACCGCTATCAGTTCTATATCGCCAGCGTCGACAGCGAAATGCGCCGCCGCCGCGAATTGGAGAAGGATCTGCGCGACGCCCTCGCCCAGGGCCAGTTGCATCTGGTCTACCAACCCCAGGTGGACTACCGCGATCATCGCGTGGTCGGCGTCGAGGCTCTGTTGCGCTGGCAGCATCCGCACCACGGCTTGGTGCCGCCGGATCTGTTTATTCCGCTGGCCGAGCAGAACGGCAGCATCATCCCGATCGGCGAGTGGATTCTCGACCAGGCCTGCCGACAACTGCGCGAATGGCACGATCTGGGCTTTGTCGACCTGCGCATGGCGGTCAACCTCTCCACCGTGCAACTGCACCACGCAGAGCTGCCGCGGGTGGTGAACAACCTGCTGCAGGTCTACAGGCTACCGCCACGCAGCCTGGAACTGGAAGTCACCGAAACCGGCCTGATGGAAGACATCACCACCGCCGCCCAGCACCTGCTCAGCCTGCGCCGCTCCGGCGCACTGATCGCGATCGATGACTTCGGTACCGGCTACTCCTCGCTGAGTTACCTGAAGAGCCTGCCGCTGGACAAGATCAAGATCGACAAGAGCTTTGTACAGGACCTGCTAGACGACGAGGACGACGCGACCATCGTGCGCGCCATCATCCAGTTGGGTAAAAGCCTGGGCATGCAGGTCATCGCCGAAGGCGTGGAAACCCTCGAGCAAGAGACCTACATCATTGCCCAGGGCTGCCATGAGGGGCAGGGCTATCTGTACAGCAAGCCGTTGCCGGCTCGCGAGCTGACGCTGTTCCTGAAACAATCCCGCCGTCTCAGCAAGGCCAGCACTAACCCCGCCACACTCTGAACGCCGCACTAAGAACCGGCTCAAGCAGGTAGGGTGGATTAGCCGCGCAGCGGCGTAATCCACCAAACTGGGGGCTAGCGGCCAGTCGGTTCGCCGCAGACGGTGGAAGCCCCTCCGGGGATTCCACCCTACTAATCTGCCCGCGCTTCGCGCCAACCGAGCTCGCGCTTAGAGAACCGTCCCTTCCAGCAGCCATGCCGTCCCCAGCGCGCCAAGCAGACACAACACAGCCCCCGCCGCGGCTTGCCAGCGGAACTGCCGGGCCATATCGTCCTCACCATAACTGGAAAGGATAAACGGCTGCGATTCCCGCGGCTGGGCCAGATGGTTCTGTGCCGGCTGTACGCTCACCTGCCGATGCCGATCCTCGGCTTCCAACTGCGCGGCCAGGCGCACGCGGTTCCATTCCCGCTCATCCAGCTGACCGTCGCGGTCGTTATCGAAGCGCTGCAAGAGACCAGCGAAGTCGCCCTTCCATTGACGGATCACGCTGCTCTGCGCGGCGCTCAAATCGAGGCCCTGACGACCACCACCAGAAGTGCGGAAATCGCCGATGGCATACAACGATTCGCCCACGTGGAGGCGCTCCTCGGTGTAGCGGTAATCTTTGCCGCTGGACAACCAGCCGCGTATCCCACCTTGGGCCAGGCCACGCGGGTGACGCAGGTTGCCCTTCCAGACCTCGCGCGTCGCCGGACGCACCTGCGCCCCCTGCGGATTGATCAGACAGTCTCCCGTCGCATCGGCCAGCCGCAACCAAGCTTCGCTGCTACCGCTCTCGACCGGGCGCCATGAGCGCCCCTTGCCGTTGCTACTGTATTCCTCGATTCTGAAGCGCCACCACAAGCAAGGTTTACCCGTCAGCGGGCCATAGATCAGCGTCTCCGGCACCGGCTCCAGCACACCGTAAAACTCGACATAGCCCTGCGCCGCCGAACGGATCTTCGAGGTCGGGGTATCCAGCAAATGGCGAGCTTCGGCCAAGCGCCGCAAGCACCACCAGGCGCCTCCCGCACAGGCGCCGACGCTGAATGCCAGACCGAACGCCAGCTCTTGAATCTCCACGGCTTAACCGAACAAGGCTTTGAGGTCGACGTCGGCCTTTTCGGCCTCGCTGAACTCCAGCAATTCGGCCGCCTTGAAGCCGAACAGGCCGGCGATGATCAAGTCGGGAAACTGCTCGATGCGCACGTTGTTCAGGTTGACCGTTTCGTTGTACAGCTCACGCCGATCGGCGATGCCGTTCTCCAGGCCACTGATGCGCTGCTGGAGAAATTGGAAGCTCTCGTTGGCTTTCAGCTGCGGATAGTTCTCGGCCAAGGCGAACAACTGACCAAGCCCCGCACGCAGGCCGCTTTCCGCCAACCCCAGGGCACCCACATCGCCCTTCTCGCGGGCGCTGGCCACCGCGTTACGGGCGCGGATCACCTGCTCCAGGGTGCTGCGTTCGTGCTGCATGTACTGCTTGCAGGTCTCCACCAGCTTGGGTAACTCATCGTGGCGCTGCTTGAGCAGTACCTCGATATTCGCCCAGGCCTTGCTCACCCCATGCTTCAGGCGCACCAAGCCGTTGTAGAGAATCACCGCGTAAGCGGCGAGAAGGAACAGAACAACCAAGACGGCGACGCTGGTCAGGCTCATGCAGGCTTCTCCATAAGGACTGCGGGTAAGGATGCCGGCATTCTAGCGGCACTGCGCAGCACCGAGCAGAGCTGACGCACGCTATGGAAGAACAATTAGGAGCGCTCGCCCTTTGCACAAAATGCAAATCTTTCGCATTATGTTGTGGTTTTACGTGCGCCGCGCGCACCGTTCTCACCTCTCGACGCAAAGGACTTCGCCATGATTCGTATGCCCCTGGCCACCGCCAGCCTGCTGGCCATTGCTATTTCTCTCGCCGGTTGTGGCGAAGACAAAGCCCCAGCAACCCAAGCGGCGGCGCCAGCTGCCAGCAGCACAGCCACTCCAGCAGCAAGCGCCGGCAAGCTCGATGAAACAGCCGCCAAGGCGGTGGTCAACCATTACGCCGACGTCGCCCTGGCCGTGTTCACCGACGCTGCCATCACCGGCAAAGCGCTGCAAACCGCAGTGGACGCCCTGCTCGCCAAACCGAGTGACGCGACGTTGAAAGCCGCCCGCGAAGCCTGGCTGGCCGCCCGCGTGGCCTACATGCAGAGCGAAGTGTTTCGCTTCGGCAACCCGGTGGTGGATGACTGGGAAGGCCAACTGAACGCCTGGCCGCTGGACGAAGGCCTGATCGACTATGTAGCCGCCGACACCCCACACGCGCAGGGCAACCCTGGTGCTACCGCCAACATCATCGCCAACACCCAGATCCAGGTCGGCGAAGACAAGCTCGACGTCACGGAAATTACCGGTGAGAAACTGGCCAGCCTGAACGAGTTGGGCGGTTCCGAAGCCAACGTCGCCACCGGCTACCACGCCATCGAATTCCTGCTCTGGGGCCAAGACCTGCATGGCACCGGCCCTGGTGCTGGCGAACGCCTTGCGAGCGACTACGCCACCGGCAAAGACTGCACCAATGGCCACTGCGACCGCCGCAGCGCCTACCTGAAAGCCGCCACCGACCTGCTGGTCAAAGATCTGGACGGCATGGTCGAGCAGTGGAAAGCCGGCGTTGCCGACAACTACCGCGCCACGCTGGTAGCCGATACTGCCGAGAATGGTCTGCGTAAAATGCTCTTTGGCATGGGCAGCCTGTCGCTCGGCGAACTGGCTGGCGAGCGCATGAAAGTCGCCCTGGAAGCCAACTCCACGGAAGACGAACATGACTGCTTCAGCGACAACACGCACAACTCGCACTTCTACAACGGCAAGGGTATCCGCAACGTTTACCTGGGCGAATACAAGCGCATCAACGGCATCGTCCTGAATGGCCCGAGCCTGTCGTCCCTGGTGGCCAAAGTCGACCCGGCCACCGACGCCACCCTGAAAGCCGATCTGACCGCCACCGAAGGCAAGCTGCAAGCCCTGGTGGACAGCGCCAACAACGGCCAGCACTTCGATCAACTGATCGCCGCCGACAACAGCGCCGGCCAGCAGATCGTGCGTGATGCCATCAGCGCCCTGGTCAAACAGACCGCGGCGATCGAACAGGCCGCGAGCAAACTGGGCATCAGCGACCTGAACCCGGACACCGCCGACCACCAGTTCTAACAGTCGGCAAGACCGAAACGGATGTGGCTGTGGCCGCATCCGTTTTTTTTCGCCTGGACTTAATGCGCGACATTTCGCCCACCCAGTAAACGCTAATCCCTCTTATTCGAATTCCCTTAGCCTGATAAGCTTGCGCGCCTGATTCCGTGGTCTGGATCGTTGCCAATGCCCCGCCTGTTTTCTCTCCTGCCCTTACTGCTACTGGCGCTTGGCCTGGCCTCGTGCGATGACGCACCACGTTTCAGCCAAGCCGAACCCGGCGAAGCCCTGTCCGCCGGCAGCACCACCGTGCGCAAAAGCGATCACAACGCCTTCTCCCAGCCCTCCGCGAATCTCTCGCCGCTGCGCCGGCTGGACTTCAGCGTCGGCAACAGCTTCTTCCGCAACCCGTGGGTCATCGCTCCGTCGACCACTATTGCTCGCGATGGCCTCGGCCCGCTGTTCAACACCAACTCTTGCCAGGGCTGCCATATCAAGGACGGCCGCGGCCACCCGCCGACCGCCGATGCCGTCAATGCGGTGTCGATGCTGGTACGCCTGTCGATTCCCGCCAGCGCCGAGCAGGCGCAAATCCTCCAGCGCCACGGTGTAGTGCACGGCAATTGGTTTGATTAGTGGTCTTTGCGGAAGAAGCTGTTGCCGACGCTGAAGTCCAGCGGCGCAGCGGCGAGAGATTCGCGAGGGCTGGAGAAGGCGTTGTGATCGCTTTTGCGCAGGTGGTGCTGCCGGCGGACAGGGCTTCGCCGGGTTCGGTTGGCTGAAACGTGGTGCGTCATCGCACGAGGCCAGGCAAGCGCCAGTAGCAGTAAGGGCAGGAGAGAAAACAGGCGGGCATTGGCAACGATCCAGACACGGAATCAGGCGCGCAAGCTTATCAGGCTAAGGGAATTCGAATAAGAGGGATTAGCGTTTACTGGGTGGGCGAAATGTCGCGCATTAAGTCCAGGCGAAAAAAACGGATGCGGCCACAGCCACATCCGTTTCGGTCTTGCCGACTGTTAGAACTGGTGGTCGCGGTGTCCGGTTCAGGTCGCTGATGCCCAGTTTGCTCGCGGCCTGTTCGATCGCCGCGGTCTGTTTGACCAGGGCGCTGATGGCATCACGCACGATCTGCTGGCCGGCGCTGTTGTCGGCGGCGATCAGTTGATCGAAGTGCTGGCCGTTGTTGGCGCTGTCCACCAGGGCTTGCAGCTTGCCTTCGGTGGCGGTCAGATCGGCTTTCAGGGTGGCGTCGGTGGCCGGGTCGACTTTGGCCACCAGGGACGACAGGCTCGGGCCATTCAGGACGATGCCGTTGATGCGCTTGTATTCGCCCAGGTAAACGTTGCGGATACCCTTGCCGTTGTAGAAGTGCGAGTTGTGCGTGTTGTCGCTGAAGCAGTCATGTTCGTCTTCCGTGGAGTTGGCTTCCAGGGCGACTTTCATGCGCTCGCCAGCCAGTTCGCCGAGCGACAGGCTGCCCATGCCAAAGAGCATTTTACGCAGACCATTCTCGGCAGTATCGGCTACCAGCGTGGCGCGGTAGTTGTCGGCAACGCCGGCTTTCCACTGCTCGACCATGCCGTCCAGATCTTTGACCAGCAGGTCGGTGGCGGCTTTCAGGTAGGCGCTGCGGCGGTCGCAGTGGCCATTGGTGCAGTCTTTGCCGGTGGCGTAGTCGCTCGCAAGGCGTTCGCCAGCACCAGGGCCGGTGCCATGCAGGTCTTGGCCCCAGAGCAGGAATTCGATGGCGTGGTAGCCGGTGGCGACGTTGGCTTCGGAACCGCCCAACTCGTTCAGGCTGGCCAGTTTCTCACCGGTAATTTCCGTGACGTCGAGCTTGTCTTCGCCGACCTGGATCTGGGTGTTGGCGATGATGTTGGCGGTAGCACCAGGGTTGCCCTGCGCGTGTGGGGTGTCGGCGGCTACATAGTCGATCAGGCCTTCGTCCAGCGGCCAGGCGTTCAGTTGGCCTTCCCAGTCATCCACCACCGGGTTGCCGAAGCGAAACACTTCGCTCTGCATGTAGGCCACGCGGGCGGCCAGCCAGGCTTCGCGGGCGGCTTTCAACGTCGCGTCACTCGGTTTGGCGAGCAGGGCGTCCACTGCGGTTTGCAGCGCTTTGCCGGTGATGGCAGCGTCGGTGAACACGGCCAGGGCGACGTCGGCGTAATGGTTGACCACCGCCTTGGCGGCTGTTTCATCGAGCTTGCCGGCGCTTGCTGCTGGAGTGGCTGTGCTGCTGGCAGCTGGCGCCGCCGCTTGGGTTGCTGGGGCTTTGTCTTCGCCACAACCGGCGAGAGAAATAGCAATGGCCAGCAGGCTGGCGGTGGCCAGGGGCATACGAATCATGGCGAAGTCCTTTGCGTCGAGAGGTGAGAACGGTGCGCGCGGCGCACGTAAAACCACAACATAATGCGAAAGATTTGCATTTTGTGCAAAGGGCGAGCGCTCCTAATTGTTCTTCCATAGCGTGCGTCAGCTCTGCTCGGTGCTGCGCAGTGCCGCTAGAATGCCGGCATCCTTACCCGCAGTCCTTATGGAGAAGCCTGCATGAGCCTGACCAGCGTCGCCGTCTTGGTTGTTCTGTTCCTTCTCGCCGCTTACGCGGTGATTCTCTACAACGGCTTGGTGCGCCTGAAGCATGGGGTGAGCAAGGCCTGGGCGAATATCGAGGTACTGCTCAAGCAGCGCCACGATGAGTTACCCAAGCTGGTGGAGACCTGCAAGCAGTACATGCAGCACGAACGCAGCACCCTGGAGCAGGTGATCCGCGCCCGTAACGCGGTGGCCAGCGCCCGCGAGAAGGGCGATGTGGGTGCCCTGGGGTTGGCGGAAAGCGGCCTGCGTGCGGGGCTTGGTCAGTTGTTCGCCTTGGCCGAGAACTATCCGCAGCTGAAAGCCAACGAGAGCTTCCAATTTCTCCAGCAGCGCATCAGTGGCCTGGAGAACGGCATCGCCGATCGGCGTGAGCTGTACAACGAAACGGTCAACCTGAACAACGTGCGCATCGAGCAGTTTCCCGACTTGATCATCGCCGGCCTGTTCGGCTTCAAGGCGGCCGAATTGCTGGAGTTCAGCGAGGCCGAAAAGGCCGACGTCGACCTCAAAGCCTTGTTCGGTTAAGCCGTGGAGATTCAAGAGCTGGCGTTCGGTCTGGCATTCAGCGTCGGCGCCTGTGCGGGAGGCGCCTGGTGGTGCTTGCGGCGCTTGGCCGAAGCTCGCCATTTGCTGGATACCCCGACCTCGAAGATCCGTTCGGCGGCGCAGGGCTATGTCGAGTTTTACGGTGTGCTGGAGCCGGTGCCGGAGACGCTGATCTATGGCCCGCTGACGGGTAAACCTTGCTTGTGGTGGCGCTTCAGAATCGAGGAATACAGTAGCAACGGCAAGGGGCGCTCATGGCGCCCGGTCGAGAGCGGTAGCAGCGAAGCTTGGTTGCGGCTGGCCGATGCGACGGGAGACTGTCTGATCAATCCGCAGGGGGCGCAGGTGCGTCCGGCGACGCGCGAGGTCTGGAAGGGCAACCTGCGTCACCCGCGTGGCCTGGCCCAAGGTGGGATACGCGGCTGGTTGTCCAGCGGCAAAGATTACCGCTACACCGAGGAGCGCCTCCACGTGGGCGAATCGTTGTATGCCATCGGCGATTTCCGCACTTCTGGTGGTGGTCGTCAGGGCCTCGATTTGAGCGCCGCGCAGAGCAGCGTGATCCGTCAATGGAAGGGCGACTTCGCTGGTCTCTTGCAGCGCTTCGATAACGACCGCGACGGTCAGCTGGATGAGCGGGAATGGAACCGCGTGCGCCTGGCCGCGCAGTTGGAAGCCGAGGATCGGCATCGGCAGGTGAGCGTACAGCCGGCACAGAACCATCTGGCCCAGCCGCGGGAATCGCAGCCGTTTATCCTTTCCAGTTATGGTGAGGACGATATGGCCCGGCAGTTCCGCTGGCAAGCCGCGGCGGGGGCTGTGTTGTGTCTGCTTGGCGCGCTGGGGACGGCATGGCTGCTGGAAGGGACGGTTCTCTAAGCGCGAGCTCGGTTGGCGCGAAGCGCGGGCAGATTAGTAGGGTGGAATCCCGGAGGGGCTTCCACCGTCTGCGGCGAACCGACTGGCCGCTAGCCCCCAGTTTGGTGGATTACGCCGCTGCGCGGCTAATCCACCCTACCTGCTTGAGCCGGTTCTTAGTGCGGCGTTCAGAGTGTGGCGGGGTTAGTGCTGGCCTTGCTGAGACGGCGGGATTGTTTCAGGAACAGCGTCAGCTCGCGAGCCGGCAACGGCTTGCTGTACAGATAGCCCTGCCCCTCATGGCAGCCCTGGGCAATGATGTAGGTCTCTTGCTCGAGGGTTTCCACGCCTTCGGCGATGACCTGCATGCCCAGGCTTTTACCCAACTGGATGATGGCGCGCACGATGGTCGCGTCGTCCTCGTCGTCTAGCAGGTCCTGTACAAAGCTCTTGTCGATCTTGATCTTGTCCAGCGGCAGGCTCTTCAGGTAACTCAGCGAGGAGTAGCCGGTACCGAAGTCATCGATCGCGATCAGTGCGCCGGAGCGGCGCAGGCTGAGCAGGTGCTGGGCGGCGGTGGTGATGTCTTCCATCAGGCCGGTTTCGGTGACTTCCAGTTCCAGGCTGCGTGGCGGTAGCCTGTAGACCTGCAGCAGGTTGTTCACCACCCGCGGCAGCTCTGCGTGGTGCAGTTGCACGGTGGAGAGGTTGACCGCCATGCGCAGGTCGACAAAGCCCAGATCGTGCCATTCGCGCAGTTGTCGGCAGGCCTGGTCGAGAATCCACTCGCC contains these protein-coding regions:
- a CDS encoding GIDE domain-containing protein, encoding MQELAFGLAFSVGACAGGAWWCLRRLAEARHLLDTPTSKIRSAAQGYVEFYGVLEPVPETLIYGPLTGKPCLWWRFRIEEYSSNGKGRSWRPVESGSSEAWLRLADATGDCLINPQGAQVRPATREVWKGNLRHPRGLAQGGIRGWLSSGKDYRYTEERLHVGESLYAIGDFRTSGGGRQGLDLSAAQSSVIRQWKGDFAGLLQRFDNDRDGQLDEREWNRVRLAAQLEAEDRHRQVSVQPAQNHLAQPRESQPFILSSYGEDDMARQFRWQAAAGAVLCLLGALGTAWLLEGTVL
- a CDS encoding imelysin family protein translates to MIRMPLATASLLAIAISLAGCGEDKAPATQAAAPAASSTATPAASAGKLDETAAKAVVNHYADVALAVFTDAAITGKALQTAVDALLAKPSDATLKAAREAWLAARVAYMQSEVFRFGNPVVDDWEGQLNAWPLDEGLIDYVAADTPHAQGNPGATANIIANTQIQVGEDKLDVTEITGEKLASLNELGGSEANVATGYHAIEFLLWGQDLHGTGPGAGERLASDYATGKDCTNGHCDRRSAYLKAATDLLVKDLDGMVEQWKAGVADNYRATLVADTAENGLRKMLFGMGSLSLGELAGERMKVALEANSTEDEHDCFSDNTHNSHFYNGKGIRNVYLGEYKRINGIVLNGPSLSSLVAKVDPATDATLKADLTATEGKLQALVDSANNGQHFDQLIAADNSAGQQIVRDAISALVKQTAAIEQAASKLGISDLNPDTADHQF
- a CDS encoding LemA family protein codes for the protein MSLTSVAVLVVLFLLAAYAVILYNGLVRLKHGVSKAWANIEVLLKQRHDELPKLVETCKQYMQHERSTLEQVIRARNAVASAREKGDVGALGLAESGLRAGLGQLFALAENYPQLKANESFQFLQQRISGLENGIADRRELYNETVNLNNVRIEQFPDLIIAGLFGFKAAELLEFSEAEKADVDLKALFG
- a CDS encoding putative bifunctional diguanylate cyclase/phosphodiesterase, which encodes MKLELKHSLSLKLLRVVLLSALVVGVVLSCGQIMFDAYKTRQAVANDAQRILDMFRDPSTQAVYSLDREMGMQVIEGLFQNESVRFAAIGHPNEPMLAEKSRDLMKRPTRWLTDPILGNEATFTTQLVGRSPYSEYYGDLTITLDTAPYGEDFVTSSVVIFISGVLRALAMGLVLYLVYHWLLTKPLSRIIEHLTNINPDRPSEHKLPMLKGNEKNELGLWINTANQLLASIERNTHLRREAEDSLQRMAQYDFLTGLPNRQQLQQQLNQILSDAGRLQRRVAVLCVGLDDFKGINEQFSYQTGDQLLLALSDRLRSHSGRLGALARLGGDQFALVQADIEQPYEAAELAQSVLDDLEAPFMLDQQEVRLRATIGITLFPEDGDSTEKLLQKAEQTMTLAKSRSRNRYQFYIASVDSEMRRRRELEKDLRDALAQGQLHLVYQPQVDYRDHRVVGVEALLRWQHPHHGLVPPDLFIPLAEQNGSIIPIGEWILDQACRQLREWHDLGFVDLRMAVNLSTVQLHHAELPRVVNNLLQVYRLPPRSLELEVTETGLMEDITTAAQHLLSLRRSGALIAIDDFGTGYSSLSYLKSLPLDKIKIDKSFVQDLLDDEDDATIVRAIIQLGKSLGMQVIAEGVETLEQETYIIAQGCHEGQGYLYSKPLPARELTLFLKQSRRLSKASTNPATL